From a region of the Equus przewalskii isolate Varuska chromosome 2, EquPr2, whole genome shotgun sequence genome:
- the YTHDF2 gene encoding YTH domain-containing family protein 2 isoform X2, translating into MSASSLLEQRPKGQGNKVQNGSVHQKDGLNDDDFEPYLSPQARPNNAYTAMSDSYLPSYYSPSIGFPYSLGEAAWSTGGDTAMPYLTSYGQLSNGEPHFLPDAMFGQPGALDSGMALGAH; encoded by the exons ATGTCGGCCAGCAGCCTCTTGGAGCAG AGACCAAAAGGTCAAGGAAACAAAG tacaAAATGGATCTGTACATCAAAAGGATGGATTAAACGATGATGATTTTGAACCTTACTTGAGTCCGCAGGCAAGGCCA aaTAACGCGTATACTGCCATGTCAGATTCCTACTTACCCAGCTACTACAGTCCCTCCATCGGCTTCCCCTATTCTTTGGGCGAAGCTGCTTGGTCTACTGGGGGTGACACAGCCATGCCCTATCTAACTTCTTATGGACAGCTGAGCAACGGAGAGCCTCACTTCCTACCAGATGCAATGTTTGGACAGCCAGGAGCCCTAG
- the YTHDF2 gene encoding YTH domain-containing family protein 2 isoform X1, with product MSASSLLEQRPKGQGNKVQNGSVHQKDGLNDDDFEPYLSPQARPNNAYTAMSDSYLPSYYSPSIGFPYSLGEAAWSTGGDTAMPYLTSYGQLSNGEPHFLPDAMFGQPGALGSTPFLGQHGFNFFPSGIDFSAWGNNSSQGQSTQSSGYSSNYAYAPSSLGGAMIDGQSAFASETLNKAPGMNTIDQGMAALKLGSTEVASNVPKVVGSAVGSGSITSNIVASSSLPPATIAPPKPASWADIASKPAKQQPKLKTKNGIAGSSLPPPPIKHNMDIGTWDNKGPVAKAPSQALVQNIGQQSTQGSPQPVGQQANNSPPVAQASVGQQTQPLPPPPPQPAQLSVQQQAAQPTRWVAPRNRGSGFGHNGVDGNGVGQSQAGSGSTPSEPHPVLEKLRSINNYNPKDFDWNLKHGRVFIIKSYSEDDIHRSIKYNIWCSTEHGNKRLDAAYRSMNGKGPVYLLFSVNGSGHFCGVAEMKSAVDYNTCAGVWSQDKWKGRFDVRWIFVKDVPNSQLRHIRLENNENKPVTNSRDTQEVPLEKAKQVLKIIASYKHTTSIFDDFSHYEKRQEEEESVKKERQGRGK from the exons ATGTCGGCCAGCAGCCTCTTGGAGCAG AGACCAAAAGGTCAAGGAAACAAAG tacaAAATGGATCTGTACATCAAAAGGATGGATTAAACGATGATGATTTTGAACCTTACTTGAGTCCGCAGGCAAGGCCA aaTAACGCGTATACTGCCATGTCAGATTCCTACTTACCCAGCTACTACAGTCCCTCCATCGGCTTCCCCTATTCTTTGGGCGAAGCTGCTTGGTCTACTGGGGGTGACACAGCCATGCCCTATCTAACTTCTTATGGACAGCTGAGCAACGGAGAGCCTCACTTCCTACCAGATGCAATGTTTGGACAGCCAGGAGCCCTAGGTAGCACTCCATTTCTTGGTCAGCatggttttaatttctttcccagTGGGATTGACTTCTCAGCTTGGGGAAATAACAGTTCTCAGGGACAGTCTACTCAGAGCTCTGGATATAGTAGCAATTATGCTTATGCACCTAGCTCCTTAGGTGGAGCCATGATTGATGGACAGTCAGCTTTTGCTAGTGAGACCCTCAATAAGGCTCCTGGCATGAATACCATAGACCAAGGGATGGCAGCACTGAAGTTGGGTAGCACAGAAGTTGCAAGCAATGTTCCAAAAGTTGTAGGCTCTGCTGTTGGTAGTGGGTCCATTACTAGTAACATCGTGGCTTCCAGTAGTTTGCCTCCAGCTACCATTGCTCCTCCAAAACCAGCATCTTGGGCTGATATTGCTAGCAAGCCTGCAAAACAGCAACCTAAGTTGAAGACCAAGAATGGCATTGCAGGGTCAAGTCTTCCACCACCCCCAATAAAACATAACATGGATATTGGAACTTGGGATAACAAGGGTCCTGTGGCAAAAGCCCCCTCACAGGCTTTGGTTCAGAATATAGGTCAGCAGTCAACCCAGGGGTCTCCCCAGCCTGTAGGTCAGCAGGCTAACAATAGCCCACCAGTGGCTCAGGCATCAGTAGGGCAACAGACACAGCCattgcccccacctccaccacagCCTGCCCAGCTCTCAGTTCAGCAACAGGCAGCTCAGCCAACCCGCTGGGTAGCACCTCGGAACCGTGGCAGTGGGTTCGGTCATAATGGGGTGGATGGTAATGGAGTAGGACAGTCTCAGGCCGGATCTGGATCTACTCCTTCAGAACCTCACCCAGTGTTGGAGAAGCTGCGATCCATTAATAACTATAACCCCAAGGATTTTGACTGGAATCTGAAACATGGCCGGGTTTTCATCATTAAGAGCTACTCTGAGGACGATATCCACCGTTCCATTAAGTATAATATCTGGTGCAGCACAGAGCATGGTAACAAGAGACTGGATGCTGCTTATCGCTCCATGAACGGGAAAGGCCCCGTTTACTTACTTTTCAGTGTCAACGGCAGTGGACACTTCTGTGGCGTTGCAGAAATGAAATCTGCTGTGGACTACAACACATGTGCAGGTGTGTGGTCCCAGGACAAATGGAAGGGTCGTTTTGATGTCAGATGGATTTTTGTGAAGGACGTTCCCAATAGCCAACTGCGACACATTCGCCTAGAGAACAACGAGAATAAACCAGTGACCAACTCCAGGGACACTCAGGAAGTGCCTCTGGAAAAGGCTAAGCAGGTGTTGAAAATCATAGCCAGCTACAAGCACACCACTTCCATTTTTGATGACTTCTCACACTATGAGAAACgccaagaggaggaagaaagtgtTAAAAAG